AAAAAGTGATCCctaagtcatcagggaaatgcaaattaaatctaCTGTGAGATACTAGTTCATCCCAGGTAGACTGGCTATAATCAAAATAACTGACAACAAatgttgcagaggatgtggagaatGAGGAACACGTATTTACTGCTGGTGGGTGTGAAAATTAATAGAGCCATTATATAGAACTTGTGGAAATGCTTCAAAACATTAGAAAATACAACTAGACTCAGATATTTTACTGGGAATATACCCAGAGATCCTGTACCCTACCATAAAGATATTGGCACCCGTGACTGAAGCTGgtctattcaatatagcaagGAGATGGAACcaatctagatgtccatcaacagatgaatgcataATACAAGTCTAATGCATGTACCAAATGAAATTTATTCATctctagagaaaaatgaaatcataaaatttacaCTAAAGTGGATAGACTTAGAATGTATATTGTTAAATAAGATCACCCAATCTCAGGCGAAAAACCACATGTTCTTACTTGTGTGTAGATCCTAGCCTATAAAATGTAGGCATGTACACATGTAATTAAATATGCAGAGGTATGGTACAACATATAAGAAGAGGAACATGAAAGGGTAATTTTACAGAGACAAAACACTCCCTAGTGAGTTCACATACATGCTGTACTGTGTGTGGATTCCCTGAATGCTTGCTCTCTCAATATGGAACAAGGTTTTGATGTAAAACAGGTTTTAACAAGCAATATCCACATGTAACTCTGTGCTGCCACCTTAATGAGAGCCCAAATTTGAAGttatgtttttcatcttttaaatgtcCCTGTACAATGCAGTTCTTGTAAGTGCTACCAACTTAGGGTGCAttattctttaaacaaaaaaTCCAGCTATAACAATTATAGTGAGCAAAGGCTTCCAAAGTATGGTTAAATCATCATGATTGGAGAATTTTTGAAAATTCCAGGAAATGCTGACTTACTGCCCCTGAATCTCAAAGACAAACACACCAGGAATTACCAACACTGAAAAGTTTGcagtgtttggtttggttttcattttaggTTGTAAGTCTAGAATGTGATATTATTAGTGAATGAATGtactttgctttaaaatttaaaggTGGAATAAAATGATTCTCGAGTTAGCATAGGGCTTGGATATTCCTACCctgaaaagatattaaaaaaaaaaatctattaaaaacacATGGGAAAGTGGGCTCAACATCATCAGTCTTCATGGAACTGCAGATCAAAATGGCAGTGAATCTCACTTCAGCTATTCTAGATTGCAGTAAAAATCTACCTAGATCCTCAAAGGTGGCTGCTCACTGGGACCTTCCTAGGAAACTTGGTGCTCAGCTTTTGTAGCTTGGCTACCATCCTTGCAGTAGACCAAACATGAGCTGCAGGTCTACTCATGAGCAACAGGGGGCGACAATAAACCACATAATCAACAGGAAAAACTGCTTGAGGTGTGACCCTACCTTGCAGCCTTGTTTCCACCCCAGTTCCAACAGGCCTAGGCTCCCTCACATAATCATTTCCTTTGTCACTGAGACCCCCACTCTGCAAGGAGACCCTATGTAGTCCCCTGCCTCCTCTCATCATCTGTGAGGACAGACAGGGAGATCACAGGGCAATCTCCAAGGAGAGCAAAGACAACCCAGAAGATCAGATAAGGCATGGGCAGACCTGAATCACATTCATACAGCAAAGGAAGTTGGGGGTGGAGGAGTCTCCCTGGTGCCCTCCATAAGAAGCCGGAGCACAGGGTCCTCTTCCTAGGACACACAGGTCACCTCCTCCTGCACAGCAGAATATGAACCCCTGAGATAACCTGTATTCCTTCATCAGACACCTGACTGGTGACACTAGTGATGACAGGTCTGGGCCCTCCACAGGCATCACTGGACCTTTTCCTGCCCCTAGAGTAGACTGCCACTCTCTGCTGGGAATAATTCCCACCTTCCTTGAGCATTGAGATCACAGGACAGACTGGGCTCTGCTAGGTTTTGGGATCTCAAGGAAAAACACTCTTGGCTATAGGAAGTTTAGGGACAAGGCCCTGGGGTGAGCTGCTCTTCTCTCGGGATACAGGATACTTCTCAGCCTTGGGGCTCAAACTATGTTCTAGAACACTGAACAACAAAGGAATAGAAGGATGGGAGGCAGCACTCACAGAAGAACAGAGCAATGTACACACATAGACTCAACCCACAGCCCATCTGACTCCAAGAAGTGCCCCCCTCTGGGAGGAGGCTGAGGTCTGGGAATAAGCACAGAGCAGACACCAGAGGAGCCCAGCATGGCAGCAGTCTGAGAGACAAACCTCCTCTCCAGAGGAAGAGCCTAGTCTACAGTAGAGACCATGGAGTTCACCTCAACCTCTCTCCACAAAGCACAGCTCTTCTGGAGGGGATTCCTGCTCACAGGTGAGGAGACATTCCTCGGGAGTAGAGAGTTGGACAGTTCATAGACTGGATGgggtcttctgggagagggaaagagcctGAAAAATGACATCATGCTCTGCTTGAATCCTGAGACCATAAGGAAGCTCACAGTGGATGGGAATTTGGAAGTGGGGAGGAAAAACTCAGTTGTTCCCCATTGTAGATTTATCAGCACTGGCCACTGTGTCCTGAAGACTCAAGTTGACAACTCCATCAGGGTGACTCTCCAAGTAAAACTCAAAGTGGGCGAGTAAACAACATCCTCATTATAGGACCCCGAGGAACCTGCAAATAAACCCCAGGCTCTGAGCCACTCATTTATTCACATGTATCTGAGCCTGTTTGAGGTAGAGAGGTTTAAACCAAAATCAAACTAGTCCTCAAAGAGCTATTACTATTggacaggaagacagagcagcAAGGACATCTAGAAGGTGAGCCCAGGGGAGGACAAGCACTTCAGAAGAAACAGAGCAGGGAAAGGTCAGAAAATGAAGGAGCGGAGTCTTTAGAGGAGGAGGTCAGACAAGACATGCCTACACTCACCATAGATTCTGAGTATGAGCAGGGATCTGAGGGCAGTGAGGGGTGAGCTGTGTAGACACTATGAAGCCAGTTTCATACAGTGGAAAGATTCAGGGGTATTCAAGAATGGGGGTGATGCTGCTGACCTCACCTCAACAggacacacacaccaaggctgaGAGTTAAACACTCACATTTCAAATTTCTACAAAAGCAAATGTCCTAataatgattgattttttttctctcttccctcttagtCTCTCTTTTAACCTACTGGACCTCTCCCACCGCTGCCCTAGGCATCACTCTTGAAGCAGTTCCACTCAATGTTGCTGTAGGGAATGACGTTCTTCTACTTGCCCACAATGTGCCGATTGATGTCTATACATTTTCCTGGCACAAAATCATTGGTCGCGTGGGGATCACGATAGCCAGCTATCAAAAACACTGGGATTCAATAAGATATAAACGTGATTACACTGGTATGATTGAAATGTTCATCAATAAATCCCTGCTCATCAAGAATGTCAGTAAGGATGACCCAGGAGACTACAGAGCAGCAGTGGTTTTGGGGAACCAAACTAGTGGTCTTCTAAAGGTGAAGTTTCATGTATACTGTAAGTAATTCTCTGTAACCTCTGAGTCATGGGTGGACCTAATCCTGCTTCACCTATAGAGCTGTCATTCCTGGATGACTCTGTGTCATGGTCCCAACATTGTATACAAACATTTAGTAAAGGACACACAGTGGAGAAAACGGCAATAAATCAGGATGCCTCACTTGAATCCACCCTCAGAGAAGAGGGGTTGAGGTAACTGAACCCAGATATGTGAGACTCTACCCAGGGTTTTAGATGCTTATTATGAATATGGCCTTGAGGAAGACCCTTCATGACTGAGGAAACCATGAGAGTCTCACAGAGCAATGACCACCCCAATAGCTTTGCTCAAGAATTCCATGCCAGACTGGACCTGGAATCCCAAAATGTTTGTAGACTGGGTTGGAATTTGATCTCCTGTTGGAGCTGAAAGGGGACAATGATGGATTGTAGACTGGGAGCCTGCTGACAGTCAGCCTCTGAGAGCCATGTCTGAGGTAGGTCATCTGGTCATCTCTTCCTGAGACACAATGTGCTCAGGATaggtggagaggcaggaaaggcaatCAGCCAGCTCTTCTGATGGTCTTCTGAGACCTCCCAGGAAGGTCATGAACCCTAAAGAGATAGAAGGAAAAGTGTACAAATGGCAGCTCTTTGCCTCTGTGGGTCCCGCCTAGGGATTATTTCCTGCAGGCAAACACTAATAGACACTGCTTGGTGGAAGGTCAGGTTGTTGTTCACATTTAAGGTTAACTTTCAGGCATGGCAATGATCATTTACCATGTGTCCTATTatagggaaactgagacaggaaacACAGTCACTGAGTCAGGGTCACATAGGTTGTGGATTGCACAAGGTTTCTGTCCATAGCCACATCTTCAGCCTCCCCACCAAGAAAATGGTACTAAGTGACTTTCACTCTTTTAGACCATTTTGTGGAATCAGGACCCCCTGATTCATGTCAATCAACatcaaacacctgacaagaatGGCCCACCTGTGGCCCGGTCAGACCTAAATGTCAGCTGTCAGGTTTTTCAAGGAAGCTAAATTGGAAGACTAATCATAACCTGTATATAGGAAAGCCCTGAACAGCAAAGGCTTGGAAGGCTCTGGTTTATACTCAGCAGGGGAGGTCAGTGTAGCTGGAGGGACTCAAACCTTGTGTCTCAAGGCAGGTAACGGGTCAGTGAGGACCAGGAGATAAAATGAGGTCTCTGATTCCAAGTCTTGAGTCTGACCATCACCAAACACTGCAGCCCAGTTCACTCATGAGAAAGTCCTTGCTTCTTCCATACACAGCACAGGAGGCCCCATTATCTCTGAGCACTCAGCCGCTTCATCTGCCTGTAATTTGCTTCCTGACTGATTCTTTAAGGATCTGGGTTGGCTGGAAGTTAAGAGACTGTCTCTGGTTGTAAGAGGCCTTTGCAAGAATCAGAAGTACCACACAGGGCAATCATCTCTCTGTGGTGAGCACAGCACTGCCACCCAAGCCCAGCAGCACAACTGAACATTCCAGTCCCATGGATGGTGAAGACTCAGTAGCATTAATGTGTGAGGCTAAGACTCACAATACAGCCTACCTGTGGAGGATAAATGGCCAAAGCCTCTCAGGTTTGGACAGGCTGAAGTTGTCTGTGGACTACAGGATTCTCACTTTACTCAGTATTGTGAGGACTGACACAGGACCCTATGAATGTGAACCTGGAACACAGTGAGGGACACTGCAAGTGACCCATTCACTCTTAacattactttaaatattttctgtttcatcctGGCCCCAACTGCCTAAATACAGAGGGCTAGAGCTACCTTACTCAGTCCCAATCCCCTTTGGTTCATGAAACAGATCTAATATACAGATACCTAGGCTGCCAGGGCATCCTGGCCCAGCCCAAGCAAATGTAGACAGGCCCAACATTGATCTTAAATGTGCTCCAGGGACTTCTGCCTAGAGAGGCTCAGGGTGATGGAGACAGGGGACATGTTAGACTCATTCTCACTGCACACAAGAGTGTGCAGTGGGGGTATTTGTGTGTTGTGCTTTAGGTAGATCAGGGCTTGTGCAGGCTGAATGAGTACACTTCTAATATGCACCTCCGCTCTGTATAGGACCTGCTCAACTAAGATTAATGTACAGCTCAAATAGATAATATGTCCTTTTACAGACCAGgatttccccttccctctgctgaCAGCACATATGACTTTATTCTGTTTGTTCCAGATGATCCAGATGTCCCGCTCATATCCCCCTCAAATATTCGTTTCCATTGATGGACAAACCTCACATCTTCTGTCACACAGATGCTAACCCACCTGCACAGTACTCTTGGTTTGTCAATGGAGAGCTCCAGTCATCCTCCCAAGAGCTCTCTATGTTCCCAACATCAATACTAATAATAGTGGATCTTATACCTGCCTCGTCTATAACTGTCACGGTCCTCAGTAAGACCACAGTCAAGAACATTACAGTCCTTAGTAAGTTGATCTCTGAAATATCAGCATCAGGTTTGGAGTGGAGTTTTTTAGTTTTCTGGGAAGGTGCAGAAGCATTTCCAGCCCATGTCTATGGGAGCAAGCAAAACTCAGTCTTCCCCCAAGCCTCTGCTCCATCCCTATGTCTTATGATCTCCTGTTTCTTTGGTTTCTGGCTAATAGGGATGGAGCTTGCAGTGTGAGGAGGAAGTTCTCCCAGTCTTTAAAGCCTTAGGTTGTGTAAGGGACTTTCCATGGTTAGGATAACCTCAAATCAAGATTTCTTTCTGTGCCTAACACAAGCTTTCCTGTcctctccatttttatttcatgaccTCCACGACCTACAAGGAACACACAGGGCTTTCAACTGTGCTCACATTCTTATTCTCCAAATTGGAGGAAAATATTCCCCACAGATGGGGACTAGACCTCTGCTCACATATCTGCTCCTGTCTCTTGGGTAGGGTGGCTGGATCAGCTCTGACACAATGGAATGGGAAGAGTGGGTGGAGAATGTGTCTGTGAGCCCTGTTCTGAGTCAGGGTGAACAATGTCTTTGACAGTTGATGATCTTCTTTTGCTTACTCTTCTCAAGGTTCAAAAAACAAATGtcggctgtgtgtggtggcacacatctttgatgccagcactgtGTGGGAAGAGGCAGCTAGATagtgggtttgaggtcagcctggtctatatagcaagttccaagcaagCTAGgactgtacagtgagaccctgtctcaaaaattatcaGTACCGAGCATTAGAGTGTCAGGCTGTGGTCAGCACTGTGACTATTCACTTACTTCTCTGTAGTATTTAATCCATATCCATGGGgaaagaaatacaattttttcTACAAACAAAAATTCTTCAGTTAGAGATTTCTCCCTGTCCTGAGGTCTAGCCTTTAACACTGTTAAGATTAGTCCCATGAcatcttatttaattaaaaagaaacatcttAACCCCAtgacaaattatttaattaaaaagaaacagaagactgTTTAATAAACGATGGGCATGACTGTTCACACTCACAGAAAGTGTGAGCAAGAATCCCCATAAATATCATTAGGAAATACATTTTCCCCTACAATGAGATTTCTGAACAGGTGGGTTGAAGAGGCTCCCAGTGTGAAATGTACACAAATACCCTGAGTTAGGGTCTCTGTGAGTGATCTTGATGGAGTAAGATTCAGTTCTCTTCTTgcagatcacatcttcaacccaaacatgtgatcttgcagaggaccacttCATTCTATGGATCTTGGGAGCTGTCTGAGATCTCTGAAGGTGACAGACTCTCATCTGGCCCCATCCCTTGTTTATCCACAGATCCAGTGACTACACCATCCATCCAAGTCAACAAAACCATAGACAAAACCCTGACCTCTGTGTTCCTGAAGTGCCTGTCAATCGACATTAATATCTCCATTCATTGGTTCTTCAAAGGCCAGAGTCTGAGGATCACAAATAGGATGAATCTGACTGAGAACAACAGCACCCTCCAAATAGTCCCTGCCAGGAGGGAGGATTCTGGGGATTATCAGTGTGAAGTATCCAATCCACTCGGTTCCAAGAAAAGTGACCCCATCCAGCTGGATGTAGTAGGTGAGTGACCTCTGTTCCCCTTTTACTCCATAGTGTTGTAGGTGGCGGCAGTTTCTTTATTATCAGAGTGGAGAATGGGTAAAAGTCACAGGGAGAAAAACATTGTTCAAGATACAAATACAGCCAGCTTGCTGATGGATGCATGTTAATCTCATGATAACACACCAAGCAAGGTCAGCACAGTGCTGCATGCCTTAAACCCCAgcacaccagaggcagaggcagttggactCTGAGTTACCAACCACTATGGTCTTGTAGCCAGTTTcaggttagccagagctacatagtgaggccctacTCAAAAAAGAGAGCATGAAGCAGGAGGCATAGAAGTACAAGACcactcaactgaatataccaggctctgctgactccccataggagaccttgccttgaaggaggtgggaattggtGGTGGATTGGAGGAGAACGctttggggtgggaggaggcaggacaggggaatctgtgatttatatgtaaaatgaatagaaagtatcttaataaaaaagaagcacAAGGCCACTCCagattacacagtgagaccaggtcaataataacaataatagatGTCAATatagcaaataaaaatgcaaagtgaTTAAGAGTTTAGGGTGTGAGTTAGACACACATACCACCCTCAGAATCTAGTAAAATATTCATGGCATTCTACACCCTATACCACACAATCAAtttttctttagattattttcaaTACCTAATATGAATACTGCATTGACACTAGTCTTATTCTGTTGAGTACAAGACAAAGATAGGCAGAATCATTGTAGACATACTTTTCCAAGTAGTTTGTTTCCAAGATATTGATCCATAAATATAAAACCCATAGATAGAAATGACCTGTACTGAGTTTCTTCCTATGTtagcttatttattcattttgaatgGGTATTCCCCCTTATagtgtgttgaggtcagaggacaatttgttgGGGCCAGTTTTGGGgccagggaattgaactcaagtaaGTGAGCAAGCCCTTAATCTGctaagccatttcactggcccacaTTTGTTTGTGCACTTATTTCTGTGTGGCAGTTTGGGGTAGGACTGGGAGGGAAACTGCAGGCACTcttcccaactgagccatcttggcgGCCCATATACtgagtttctttttctcatgCTCCTTGAACAGACTCTTTTCTAATAACTGTATTTTTTGTGGtgtgtagtagtagtaataatagtagtaataatagtagtaataatagtagtaatagtagtagtagtagtagtagtagtagtagtagtagggtgtgtgtgtgtgtgtgtgtgtgtgtgtgtgtgtgtgtgtgtgtgtgtttgattcttaactattgagctatctctccagttccataAACAAAATacttggagagatagctcaatagttaagagccctAGCAGCTCTTCCAAATGAGAgtgggtcaattcccagcacccacatggcagcttattactgtctgtaactgaagttccaaggaattcaacaccctcttctgtcctcctcatgTAAAAAACATGCTTGTTCTACAGAGACATATAAGCAGCCAAAAAGGCCCATATGATGCATCTGGCATCATAACAAAGACATCATTTGAAATCCAATTTCAAGGTGCTTTCATCCTGTCTCCTAAAAGTCTGATGACTTTCAGCTCTGATCCATTTTAGGTCTTTGATCATTGTAGAGTTGatttgtatatgtttttaggTGAAGGCTtaacttcattcttttacatAGATATTACATCTTCCCAACATCCcttgtttcactgatttttctTCCAACATTGTGCAGTGTTAGCAGCCTGATCAAAACACATCTGGTCACAGAGGGTCAGATGGACAGCAATcatgccttccaagttctgtaaCTCAATAGGACAACTCTGTTTCACACCAATTAATTCAAAAGAGCCAGCaggaaatgaatgtttttaacaaatataaaaattgacAGATGAAAAGGTGGATATGCCAACTACTCAGATCTGACacacattataatatatatgcaaaactgTGCCTCTTAAATACACACATGATCATTTAACTAATCTTTAATTTAATCATGGCCAGTGTGCATGAGCAGTTCTGGGCTTTCCAATTCCATTTCACTGATGTGTATATTTGCTTTTATGTCAGTAGTAGACTATATTGATTGTTGCAGCTTTGTACTAAAATTATGAAATCATGTAGGATGTCCTgcaattttattcttgtttttttttcaagatactttgaaggccaggtatggtggtgcttgcctctaaccccagctcttgggagcagagacaggtggatctctgggagtttgaggccaccctgatctgtatagttagttccaggacagctagaatgaacttttctatttctatgcaAAATGCCACTGGTCTTTTGATCTGATATGCATAGAAGTGATAGAGTACATTCAGGGATATtgtcatctatttaaaaaaaaaagtctttcaggCAATCTGcctatgcctgtaattccagccactcaaaagttgaggcaggagtaCCAAAGTTctaaaagtacttgccacatccaattcaaggccagcctcattaATTTAGTGacatcctgctgtggatattgttctgtataaataaaacactgattggccaggggtcaggcaagaagtataggagggacaaagaGTGAGGACAATTCTGGGAAgttcaaggctgaggcagggagacactgccagccgccaccatgacaagcagcatgtgaagatgccagtaagccatgagccatgtggcaaggtatagatttatagaaatggattaatttaagatacaagaatagttagcaagaagcctgcacaGCCATAccatttgtaagcaatataattttctgtgtttacttggttgggtctaagaggctgtgggactggcgggtgacagagatttgtcctgaatgtgggccaggcaggaaaactctagctacaacatcctgtttctaaataaaaattagaaggcagagcacagagtatagcttagtggtagtgCATTGCTTacaatgcacaaagccctgggttcaattccagtacTGCTGAACAACAGTAATAATGAGATTAAGTCTTCCAACCCATCAACCCCAATGGCTgtcatttcttgtcttctttcatcaTCTCTTATTTGGTAGTTTTCTGAGTGCAAGTCTTTTATCTCCTTGGTGGAGTtaattctaagtattttattctttttggtgctttcaaaaataaatgcttttttcatttccttttcaattGTTCACTGTTAAGGCTGGGACTATTGCTCAGGGGCTGAGCTCATGCCGGGCATGCaaaaggccctaggttcaagctCCACTAttgccaggaaaaacaaaaatcaaattgtTCATGGTCAGTAGTAGTATACAGAAATACAGCTCACTTGGGCATGTTCATTTTATTAGCCAACCAATTTACTAGATTTGCTCATTTAGTTCTGAAAACTTTCTGTAGAATGTTCAGGATTTTCTATGAACAAGTTCCTGTCATGTACAGATACCTTTAACATCTCATAATTGGGTACCTTCATTTCATTGTCTAGCCTAATGACTCTGTGTAGCACTCCTATGAGTGTCTTGAAAAGAAGTGGTCAcagtagtgtggtggtattctaattgtactgaaatgtgattttgattatatgttaataaataaagttgcccgggggtcagagctattagaaccatagacagagtgtggcggtggtggcacacgcctttaatcccatagatctctgtgtgttcagggctacagccagcattggagacatatgcctttaagacctgggggctgtacatacagacagtgacgaggcagtcacgtgtttgggtttacaaccaatgagaaggcagaatgactatgaaacgacttacacacagggaaatagctctctttcgggaagctggaaccatggcaggaggaagggtgagattttagctctgagctctgacctcttggctttctcttttatattggttctgtgtttcttatttaataaaacggttggttacatctacatctggcgcccaacatgacaagaatccattaaaaatcttggcttggcggcaggtctgctttcccgcaagggcggcaggctgGGCGGCCCCCTAGTCTGAGCAGCTGGCttcctagcccgggcctaggtgtGCTTgacctcaggccggactaactgtgagatgcttgcttaaagcctgcttgcttaaagccggtgctacaaacaactcaggcctgccctgctgaacaggacCCTGCCTGTAAAACCAatgcacatggtcggagcttaaggaagccagagccaagccttgactcggctcaagagggaacacgtggctggatttacagatttacacctaggacactaggtggctgttttgaaaatcccctcagatttctactgttctatgcagatttggtaagtcacgacatatcagatattttaaaggaaactatttaaaagagaattttttcacattaaaaaaaagggttttatgtgtacattggaagaaaattgggttttgttagaaattttaggcagtctgacaatggaacaactatatgagaagattagtattggtggaattatgcagtttattactatgctaatcctcattttaatatttaaaaagatagtcaatttaagtgccaggataacagctttagaaaaacttgttaaacctgtaaaaattcagacagaagaaattaacagtgaagttgtttcaagtctggatcataaggttacagaaagaaagcctgttttcacacagtcacccttaatttatcctgtaactgtacagcagatgcctgatcaaatggctacacaaaatatttcagatccaattgaaatgttggatttaaaaaggtttaaggaagcaatagtatcttatggcatgcattccccatatgtaaagcaaatgttaaactcttggtcaacatataataggattgtaccacaggactggcgggaccttgcacaagctgttctggaacccagccagagacttcaatttctgacctggtttaaggatgaggctaaaaacatagaaaaacaa
The nucleotide sequence above comes from Peromyscus maniculatus bairdii isolate BWxNUB_F1_BW_parent chromosome 1, HU_Pman_BW_mat_3.1, whole genome shotgun sequence. Encoded proteins:
- the LOC143273688 gene encoding cell adhesion molecule CEACAM1-like isoform X1, whose translation is MEFTSTSLHKAQLFWRGFLLTVSLLTYWTSPTAALGITLEAVPLNVAVGNDVLLLAHNVPIDVYTFSWHKIIGRVGITIASYQKHWDSIRYKRDYTGMIEMFINKSLLIKNVSKDDPGDYRAAVVLGNQTSGLLKVKFHVYYPVTTPSIQVNKTIDKTLTSVFLKCLSIDINISIHWFFKGQSLRITNRMNLTENNSTLQIVPARREDSGDYQCEVSNPLGSKKSDPIQLDVVDPVTTPFIQVTNTTVKNLISVFLTCLSNDIGISIQWFFKGNILVITNRKKLFENNHTLQILPVRIEDSGDYQCEVFNEVSSKRSDPIQLDIIRERSRPKKHRPSSRGIIGIIAQCLMGLIAVIFVLFLLWRRRRGREPQIENNVKQVGNEPTNVNEPTNLNKISKEGSNMKSQKKKKSKK
- the LOC143273688 gene encoding cell adhesion molecule CEACAM1-like isoform X2, producing the protein MEFTSTSLHKAQLFWRGFLLTVSLLTYWTSPTAALGITLEAVPLNVAVGNDVLLLAHNVPIDVYTFSWHKIIGRVGITIASYQKHWDSIRYKRDYTGMIEMFINKSLLIKNVSKDDPGDYRAAVVLGNQTSGLLKVKFHVYYPVTTPSIQVNKTIDKTLTSVFLKCLSIDINISIHWFFKGQSLRITNRMNLTENNSTLQIVPARREDSGDYQCEVSNPLGSKKSDPIQLDVVDPVTTPFIQVTNTTVKNLISVFLTCLSNDIGISIQWFFKGNILVITNRKKLFENNHTLQILPVRIEDSGDYQCEVFNEVSSKRSDPIQLDIIRKT